In the Populus trichocarpa isolate Nisqually-1 chromosome 1, P.trichocarpa_v4.1, whole genome shotgun sequence genome, one interval contains:
- the LOC7461633 gene encoding histone H2A.Z-specific chaperone CHZ1 produces the protein MAETETQNEPTLPTKRKLDDDPIPENDQEQDNHYNKSQKIDSLSNNSPIIQEKLTENSRTLEPSIDSQNDNVQEGEDEDGNHSNKSQKIDSLANNSPVIREKLTENSQTLEPSIDNQNDTVQEGEDEDEDEDEDEDGEEEDGDYEDEEENREEAVVDRKGKGILIEEGDEDDDDDGSELEGGDDSEEAEEDDPLAEVDLDNILPSRTRRKVVHPGVYIAASADDDDDSDA, from the coding sequence ATGGCAGAAACCGAAACCCAAAACGAACCCACATTACCCACAAAACGCAAACTCGATGACGACCCAATTCCTGAAAACGATCAAGAACAAGATAATCACTACAACAAATCGCAAAAAATCGACTCACTCTCCAACAATTCACCAATCATCCAGGAGAAACTCACTGAGAACTCGCGAACTCTAGAACCTTCAATCGATAGCCAAAACGACAACGTACAAGAaggagaagatgaagatggtaaTCACTCCAACAAATCGCAAAAAATCGATTCACTCGCCAACAATTCACCAGTCATCCGAGAGAAACTCACTGAGAACTCGCAAACTCTAGAACCTTCAATCGATAACCAAAACGACACCGTACAAGAaggagaagatgaagatgaagatgaagacgaAGACGAAGATGGTGAGGAAGAAGATGGTGATTATGAGGATGAAGAAGAGAACAGGGAGGAAGCGGTGGTGGACAGGAAAGGAAAAGGGATATTGATTGAAGAAGGAGACgaagacgacgacgacgacgggAGTGAATTAGAGGGTGGCGATGATAGTGAGGAGGCAGAGGAGGATGATCCATTGGCTGAAGTTGATTTGGATAACATTTTACCATCGAGGACGCGAAGAAAAGTTGTGCATCCTGGAGTTTATATTGCTGCTTctgctgatgatgatgatgacagtGATGCGTGA